A genomic segment from Synergistaceae bacterium encodes:
- the glmM gene encoding phosphoglucosamine mutase, producing the protein MLNVLNENIEGGEPALGGDRRVLFGTDGVRDVANKGGMTPEMALRLGRAFILFLAERGVPRPRIVLGRDTRRSGMMLEGALSAGMTSAGAEVFSIGVIPTPGVSFGIQDAEADGGAVISASHNPAEYNGIKFLDRDGCKLSDEAEISIEEYLGDNLTDDWRPTGASIGEIRPLAHLVPNYAEHLASLVHSPDSLPSSVVFDCANGAAGAVLPFLMKRLGLNWTLTAVEPDGLNINEGVGVIHIQHLADRVRELGCQMGFACDGDADRVLTVDSAGRVIDGDIAIWLLARWMAARGGLDGGVVVTGMSNMALEEHLLHENIRVFRCSIGDRYVLECMRKHGARLGGEQSGHIIATPFTRTGDGLCTALLMLNALRDLKEDVNTLVDRFGRYPQRLDNLTIAEDCIIDMEFVRSISDEMEKRMCGNGRVLIRPSGTEPLLRILVEARDRGMVDEVSEHLTTVLRAHCS; encoded by the coding sequence ATGTTGAACGTCTTGAATGAAAATATCGAGGGCGGAGAACCGGCATTGGGCGGCGACAGGCGGGTTCTTTTTGGAACTGACGGCGTCCGGGACGTGGCCAACAAGGGAGGAATGACTCCTGAGATGGCGTTGCGTCTGGGACGGGCTTTCATTCTTTTTCTGGCGGAGAGAGGGGTTCCCCGTCCTCGAATCGTACTGGGCAGAGATACGCGGCGTTCCGGAATGATGCTGGAAGGCGCTCTGTCCGCAGGAATGACCTCCGCGGGGGCGGAAGTTTTTTCCATCGGGGTCATTCCCACGCCGGGAGTCAGTTTCGGCATTCAGGACGCAGAGGCCGACGGAGGCGCGGTCATAAGCGCATCTCACAATCCGGCCGAGTACAATGGCATCAAATTTTTGGACAGAGATGGCTGCAAACTTTCCGATGAGGCCGAAATCAGCATCGAGGAGTATCTGGGAGACAACCTGACGGACGACTGGCGCCCCACAGGCGCTTCCATCGGAGAAATCAGACCTCTGGCTCATCTGGTTCCCAACTACGCAGAGCATTTGGCATCTCTGGTGCATTCCCCGGATTCGCTGCCCTCGTCTGTAGTTTTCGACTGCGCGAACGGAGCGGCGGGAGCGGTCCTGCCCTTTTTGATGAAACGGCTGGGCCTGAACTGGACGCTGACAGCGGTGGAACCCGATGGACTCAATATCAACGAGGGCGTCGGCGTGATTCACATCCAGCATCTGGCGGATCGGGTCCGAGAGCTGGGCTGCCAAATGGGTTTTGCCTGCGACGGGGATGCCGACAGAGTTTTGACGGTGGATTCCGCCGGACGGGTGATTGACGGGGACATCGCCATATGGCTGCTGGCGCGGTGGATGGCGGCCAGAGGCGGTCTGGATGGCGGCGTGGTGGTCACGGGCATGAGCAACATGGCTCTGGAAGAACATCTTCTGCATGAAAACATCCGGGTCTTTCGCTGCTCCATCGGCGACCGCTACGTTCTGGAGTGCATGAGAAAACACGGGGCGCGGCTTGGCGGAGAACAGTCCGGCCATATTATCGCCACCCCTTTCACCCGCACGGGAGACGGGCTCTGCACGGCCCTTCTGATGCTGAACGCCCTTCGAGATCTGAAAGAAGACGTAAACACGCTGGTGGATCGTTTTGGGCGTTATCCCCAGCGTCTGGACAATTTGACGATTGCCGAAGACTGCATTATAGATATGGAGTTCGTGCGCTCGATCTCCGACGAGATGGAAAAACGAATGTGCGGAAACGGCAGGGTTTTGATCCGGCCCTCCGGGACGGAGCCTCTTCTCCGCATTCTGGTGGAGGCCAGGGATCGAGGCATGGTAGACGAAGTTTCCGAACACCTGACCACCGTTTTGCGCGCGCACTGTTCATGA
- the galU gene encoding UTP--glucose-1-phosphate uridylyltransferase GalU, producing the protein MAGIDVTTCLFPVAGLGTRFLPVTKEIAKEMLPLVDRPVISYGVEEALDSGCRDLVMITGRTKRSIEDYFDSSFELESVLRERGKMDLYEKIRSISEMANIFYVRQREPLGLGHAVLCGEPFCRNGYFGVILPDDVFVSETPVMGQLIDVHRLRGGTVIALEEVPLSEVSRYGIVKLEAGSEGVHRIVDMVEKPSAEDAPGRFAIMGRYILSPAIFPLLRENQRGEGGEIQLTDAIRRLLKSEPVWGVVYRGRRFDCGTQKGWLAANVQLALEDPELRSVILDSIQRAINGGKE; encoded by the coding sequence ATGGCGGGGATAGACGTCACCACGTGCCTTTTCCCTGTGGCGGGGCTGGGAACGCGTTTTTTGCCGGTAACCAAGGAAATCGCCAAGGAGATGCTGCCGCTGGTGGATCGTCCCGTCATTTCCTATGGCGTGGAGGAAGCTTTGGATTCCGGCTGCAGGGATCTCGTCATGATCACCGGACGAACAAAGAGGTCCATAGAAGACTATTTCGACAGCTCCTTCGAATTGGAAAGCGTCCTCAGAGAACGGGGAAAAATGGACCTGTATGAAAAAATTCGTTCCATTTCGGAAATGGCCAACATTTTTTACGTGAGACAGAGGGAGCCCCTGGGACTGGGACACGCGGTCCTTTGCGGCGAGCCCTTTTGCAGGAACGGATACTTCGGCGTCATTCTGCCCGACGACGTATTTGTGTCCGAAACGCCGGTCATGGGTCAGCTTATCGACGTTCATCGCCTGAGGGGCGGGACGGTTATCGCCCTTGAGGAGGTCCCCCTCAGCGAGGTGTCGCGCTACGGCATCGTGAAGCTGGAGGCTGGAAGCGAAGGCGTGCATCGTATCGTCGATATGGTGGAAAAGCCCTCCGCGGAAGATGCTCCGGGGAGATTCGCGATTATGGGGCGTTATATCCTTTCTCCCGCTATTTTCCCGCTTCTGAGGGAGAACCAGAGAGGCGAGGGGGGCGAAATCCAGCTGACGGACGCGATTCGACGTCTTTTGAAAAGCGAACCCGTGTGGGGGGTCGTCTATCGAGGCAGGCGTTTTGACTGCGGAACTCAAAAGGGGTGGCTGGCGGCCAATGTTCAGCTTGCTCTGGAGGACCCCGAACTGCGGTCGGTGATTCTTGACAGTATTCAACGCGCAATAAATGGCGGAAAAGAATAA